The following proteins come from a genomic window of Burkholderia stabilis:
- a CDS encoding fumarylacetoacetate hydrolase family protein, translating into MKLASLKDGTRDGQLIVVSRDLHTAAIADTIAPTLQRVLDDWAFYAPQLRDLYDALNHGRARNTFAFDPANCMAPLPRAFQWADGSAYVNHVELVRRARGAEMPPEFWTDPLMYQGGSDDFLGARDDVVCPSEEWGIDFEAEVAVITGDVPMSASPDEALKAVRLVTLVNDVSLRNLIPAELAKGFGFFQSKPATAFAPVAVTPDELGEEWREGRVHRPMIVHWNGKKVGQPDAGTDMVFHFGQLIAHAAKTRNLRAGSIVGSGTVSNKDAKRGYCCIAEKRCLETIEHGAPQTEFMRYGDTVRIEMLDTAGKSIFGAIEQSVAPPDGAA; encoded by the coding sequence ATGAAACTTGCTTCGCTGAAGGACGGCACGCGCGACGGCCAGCTGATCGTCGTGTCGCGCGACCTGCACACCGCGGCGATTGCCGACACGATCGCGCCGACGCTGCAGCGTGTCCTCGACGACTGGGCGTTCTACGCGCCGCAACTGCGCGACCTCTACGACGCGCTGAACCACGGCCGCGCGCGCAATACGTTCGCGTTCGATCCGGCGAACTGCATGGCGCCGCTGCCGCGCGCATTCCAGTGGGCCGACGGCTCCGCGTACGTGAACCACGTCGAGCTCGTGCGCCGCGCGCGCGGCGCGGAGATGCCGCCCGAGTTCTGGACCGATCCGCTGATGTACCAGGGCGGCAGCGACGATTTTCTCGGTGCGCGCGACGACGTCGTGTGCCCGTCGGAGGAGTGGGGCATCGATTTCGAGGCGGAAGTCGCGGTGATCACCGGCGACGTGCCGATGAGCGCGTCGCCCGACGAAGCGCTGAAGGCCGTGCGGCTCGTCACGCTCGTGAACGACGTGTCGTTGCGCAACCTGATTCCGGCCGAGCTCGCGAAGGGCTTCGGCTTCTTCCAGAGCAAGCCGGCCACCGCGTTCGCGCCGGTCGCCGTGACGCCCGACGAGCTCGGCGAAGAATGGCGCGAAGGCCGCGTGCACCGGCCGATGATCGTCCACTGGAACGGCAAGAAGGTCGGCCAGCCCGACGCGGGCACCGACATGGTGTTCCATTTCGGCCAGCTGATCGCGCACGCGGCGAAGACGCGCAACCTGCGCGCCGGCTCGATCGTCGGATCGGGCACGGTGTCGAACAAGGACGCGAAGCGCGGTTACTGCTGCATCGCCGAGAAGCGCTGCCTCGAGACGATCGAGCACGGCGCGCCGCAGACGGAATTCATGCGCTACGGCGATACCGTGCGCATCGAGATGCTCGATACGGCCGGCAAGTCGATCTTCGGCGCGATCGAGCAATCGGTCGCCCCGCCCGACGGCGCCGCGTAA
- a CDS encoding DUF3567 domain-containing protein produces MQMIYNSPNYCVVEFAPQAGHHLMNAGGYEIVDKNAQREIFIDGELAERFRAHVKQLIEDEPSLDEVDEFLGQFDSLMMMPVVLH; encoded by the coding sequence ATGCAAATGATCTACAACAGCCCCAACTACTGCGTCGTCGAATTCGCGCCGCAGGCCGGCCATCATCTGATGAATGCCGGCGGATACGAAATCGTCGACAAGAACGCGCAGCGCGAAATCTTCATCGACGGCGAACTCGCCGAACGATTCCGCGCCCACGTGAAGCAATTGATCGAGGATGAACCGTCGCTCGACGAAGTCGACGAATTCCTCGGGCAATTCGACAGCCTGATGATGATGCCCGTCGTGCTGCACTGA
- a CDS encoding IclR family transcriptional regulator, whose amino-acid sequence MPASPLPDDDLADSDTDDAASGEHGEKVRSGIQSIEVGFRLLDVLTSEPRAMMLRDLAQRAGMSPAKAHRYLVSFSRLGVVSQDPVSGRYELGGFALQMGLARLARVDGVKLARIALTEFRDRLDQTVGIAVWGNQGPTIVHWMESSHPAKASLKLGDVMPLLGSATGLLFAAYLPRGKTAAMLERELADTRRSPHHGGPRTLDEVDAVLADVRQHEAARVEGMLLPTIHAFCMPVFDAVGELALAIVALGQEGSFDIAWGGEIDTALRACAQKLSYELGYSPDARDA is encoded by the coding sequence ATGCCCGCCAGCCCGCTTCCCGACGACGATCTCGCCGACTCCGACACCGATGACGCCGCCTCCGGCGAGCACGGCGAGAAGGTCCGTTCCGGCATCCAGTCGATCGAGGTCGGCTTTCGCCTGCTCGACGTGCTGACGAGCGAGCCGCGCGCGATGATGCTGCGCGACCTCGCGCAGCGCGCCGGCATGAGCCCGGCGAAGGCGCACCGTTATCTGGTCAGCTTCTCGCGGCTCGGCGTCGTGTCGCAGGACCCGGTCTCGGGCCGCTACGAACTCGGCGGCTTCGCGCTGCAGATGGGGCTCGCGCGGCTTGCGCGCGTCGACGGCGTGAAGCTCGCGCGGATCGCGCTGACCGAATTCCGCGACCGCCTCGACCAGACGGTCGGCATCGCGGTGTGGGGCAACCAGGGGCCGACGATCGTGCACTGGATGGAGTCGAGCCATCCGGCGAAAGCGTCGCTGAAGCTCGGCGACGTGATGCCGCTGCTCGGCTCCGCCACCGGGCTGCTGTTCGCCGCGTACCTGCCGCGCGGCAAGACCGCCGCGATGCTCGAGCGCGAACTCGCCGACACGCGCCGCTCGCCGCACCACGGCGGCCCGCGCACGCTCGACGAGGTCGACGCGGTGCTCGCCGACGTGCGCCAGCACGAGGCCGCGCGCGTCGAGGGGATGCTGCTGCCGACGATCCACGCGTTCTGCATGCCCGTGTTCGACGCAGTCGGCGAACTCGCGCTCGCGATCGTCGCGCTCGGCCAGGAAGGCTCGTTCGACATCGCGTGGGGCGGCGAGATCGACACGGCGCTGCGCGCATGCGCGCAGAAACTGTCTTACGAACTCGGCTATAGTCCGGACGCGCGCGACGCCTGA
- a CDS encoding enoyl-CoA hydratase/isomerase family protein, producing MSDLSAYSGYEALKVTRRDHGVLDIVMSGEGANRSGLATANAHMHRELADIWRDVDRDPDTRVAVIRGEGKGFSAGGDLALVEDMANDFDVRARVWREARDLVYNVINCSKPIVSAMHGPAVGAGLVAGLLADISIAAKDARIIDGHTRLGVAAGDHAAIVWPLLCGMAKAKYYLLLCEPVSGEEAERIGLVSLAVEPADLLPKAYEVAERLAHGSQSAIRWTKYALNNWLRSAGPTFDASLALEFMGFSGPDVQEGIRSLRERRPPQFPGDAPF from the coding sequence ATGTCCGATCTCTCCGCATACAGCGGTTACGAAGCACTGAAGGTGACGCGCCGCGACCACGGCGTGCTCGACATCGTGATGAGCGGTGAGGGCGCGAACCGCAGCGGCCTCGCCACCGCGAACGCGCACATGCACCGCGAGCTCGCCGACATCTGGCGCGACGTCGATCGCGATCCCGACACGCGCGTCGCGGTGATCCGCGGCGAAGGCAAGGGCTTTTCGGCGGGCGGCGATCTCGCGCTCGTCGAGGACATGGCGAACGACTTCGACGTGCGCGCCCGCGTGTGGCGCGAGGCGCGCGACCTCGTCTACAACGTGATCAACTGCAGCAAGCCGATCGTGTCGGCGATGCACGGGCCGGCCGTCGGCGCGGGGCTCGTCGCCGGGCTGCTCGCCGACATCTCGATCGCCGCGAAGGATGCGCGCATCATCGACGGCCATACGCGGCTCGGCGTCGCGGCCGGCGACCACGCGGCGATCGTGTGGCCGCTGCTGTGCGGGATGGCGAAGGCGAAGTACTACCTGCTGCTGTGCGAGCCCGTGAGCGGCGAGGAGGCCGAGCGGATCGGCCTGGTATCGCTCGCGGTCGAGCCGGCCGACCTGCTGCCGAAGGCGTATGAAGTGGCCGAGCGGCTCGCGCACGGTTCGCAGTCGGCGATCCGCTGGACCAAGTACGCGCTGAACAACTGGCTGCGCTCGGCCGGGCCGACCTTCGACGCGTCGCTCGCGCTCGAATTCATGGGTTTCTCCGGGCCCGACGTGCAGGAGGGCATCCGTTCGCTGCGCGAGCGGCGCCCGCCCCAGTTCCCCGGCGACGCGCCGTTCTGA
- a CDS encoding DUF1840 domain-containing protein, with amino-acid sequence MITFKSKAAQDLDVLKDFAVYVLGLVGKQLGERGVITHDELDHAISKLEGAVAQAKQERAEHAGHFHEDDADHAHHEVPPSLAQRVAPFLTMLREAKAGEADVHWGF; translated from the coding sequence ATGATTACGTTCAAGAGCAAGGCGGCACAGGATCTCGACGTGCTGAAGGATTTCGCCGTGTATGTGCTGGGCCTCGTCGGCAAGCAGCTGGGCGAGCGCGGTGTGATTACGCACGACGAGCTGGACCACGCGATCTCGAAGCTGGAAGGCGCGGTTGCGCAGGCGAAGCAGGAGCGCGCCGAGCACGCCGGCCACTTTCATGAAGACGACGCCGACCACGCGCACCACGAAGTGCCGCCGAGCCTGGCACAGCGCGTCGCGCCGTTCCTCACGATGCTGCGCGAGGCGAAAGCCGGCGAAGCCGACGTGCACTGGGGCTTCTGA
- the metH gene encoding methionine synthase, with protein sequence MTDHMMRLAGLEPFNVTPGTLFINVGERTNVTGSKAFARMILNGQFDEALAVARQQVENGAQVIDINMDEAMLDSKAAMVRFLNLIASEPDIARVPIMIDSSKWEVIEAGLKCVQGKAIVNSISLKEGEEAFRHHANLIRRYGAAAVVMAFDETGQADTYARKTEICKRSYDFLVNEVGFPPEDIIFDPNIFAVATGIEEHNNYAVDFIEATRWIKQNLPYAKVSGGVSNVSFSFRGNDAVREAIHTVFLYHAIQAGMDMGIVNAGQLGVYADLDAELRERVEDVILNRRADSTDRLLEIADKFKAGGAKKEENLEWRNQPVEKRLSHALVHGITNFIVEDTEEVRAKIHAAGGRPINVIEGPLMDGMNIVGDLFGQGKMFLPQVVKSARVMKQAVAHLIPFIEEEKRLLAEAGGDVRAKGKIVIATVKGDVHDIGKNIVSVVLQCNNFEVVNMGVMVPCNEILAKAKVEGADIIGLSGLITPSLEEMAYVASEMQRDDYFRVKKIPLLIGGATTSRVHTAVKIAPHYEGPVVYVPDASRSVSVASSLLSDEGATKYLDELKSDYERIRDQHANRKAQPMVTLAEARANRTTVDWAGYTPVKPKFIGRRVFKNYDLNELANYIDWGPFFQTWDLAGPYPAILNDEIVGESARRVFSDAKSMLARLIQGRWLSANGVIALLPANTVNDDDIEIYSDESRSEVLLTWRNLRQQSVRPVVDGVMRPNRSLADFIAPKDSGVADYIGMFAVTAGLGVDVKEKQFEADHDDYSAIMLKALADRFAEAFAEAMHARVRRELWGYASGETLDNDALIAEKYAGIRPAPGYPACPDHLVKRDMFDVLHANEIGMSVTDSLAMLPAASVSGFYLAHPDSRYFSVGKIGQDQLEDYAQRMALSLDDARRALAPQL encoded by the coding sequence ATGACCGATCACATGATGCGCCTTGCCGGCCTCGAGCCGTTCAACGTCACGCCCGGAACGCTGTTCATCAACGTCGGCGAACGGACCAACGTCACCGGCTCGAAAGCGTTCGCACGGATGATCCTCAACGGCCAGTTCGACGAGGCGCTCGCCGTTGCGCGCCAGCAGGTCGAGAACGGCGCGCAGGTGATCGACATCAACATGGACGAGGCGATGCTCGATTCGAAGGCGGCGATGGTGCGCTTCCTGAACCTGATCGCGTCGGAGCCGGACATCGCGCGCGTGCCGATCATGATCGACTCGTCGAAGTGGGAAGTGATCGAGGCCGGCCTCAAGTGCGTGCAGGGCAAGGCGATCGTGAACTCGATCTCGCTGAAGGAAGGCGAGGAAGCGTTCCGCCACCACGCGAACCTGATCCGCCGCTACGGCGCGGCAGCCGTCGTGATGGCGTTCGACGAGACGGGCCAGGCCGATACCTACGCGCGCAAGACCGAGATCTGCAAGCGCTCGTACGACTTCCTCGTGAACGAAGTCGGCTTCCCGCCGGAAGACATCATCTTCGACCCGAACATCTTCGCGGTCGCGACCGGCATCGAGGAGCACAACAACTACGCGGTCGACTTCATCGAGGCGACCCGCTGGATCAAGCAGAACCTGCCGTACGCGAAGGTGAGCGGCGGCGTGTCGAACGTGTCCTTCTCGTTCCGCGGCAACGACGCCGTGCGCGAGGCGATCCACACCGTGTTCCTGTACCACGCGATCCAGGCGGGGATGGACATGGGCATCGTGAACGCGGGCCAGCTCGGCGTGTACGCCGATCTCGACGCCGAGCTGCGCGAGCGGGTCGAGGACGTGATCCTGAACCGCCGCGCCGATTCCACCGATCGCCTGCTCGAGATCGCCGACAAGTTCAAGGCCGGCGGCGCGAAGAAGGAAGAGAACCTCGAGTGGCGCAACCAGCCGGTCGAGAAGCGGCTCTCGCATGCGCTCGTGCACGGCATCACGAACTTCATCGTCGAGGATACCGAGGAAGTCCGCGCGAAGATCCACGCGGCGGGCGGGCGCCCGATCAACGTGATCGAAGGCCCGCTGATGGACGGGATGAACATCGTCGGCGACCTGTTCGGCCAGGGCAAGATGTTCCTGCCTCAGGTCGTGAAATCGGCGCGCGTGATGAAGCAGGCCGTCGCGCACCTGATCCCGTTCATCGAGGAAGAAAAGCGCCTGCTCGCGGAAGCGGGCGGCGACGTGCGCGCGAAGGGCAAGATCGTCATCGCGACCGTGAAGGGCGACGTGCACGACATCGGCAAGAACATCGTGTCGGTCGTGCTCCAGTGCAACAACTTCGAAGTGGTCAACATGGGCGTGATGGTCCCGTGCAACGAGATCCTCGCGAAGGCGAAGGTCGAAGGCGCGGACATCATCGGGCTGTCGGGCCTCATCACGCCGAGCCTCGAGGAAATGGCGTACGTCGCCTCCGAAATGCAGCGCGACGACTACTTCCGCGTGAAGAAGATCCCGCTGCTGATCGGCGGCGCGACCACCTCGCGCGTGCACACGGCCGTGAAGATCGCGCCGCACTACGAAGGCCCGGTCGTCTACGTGCCCGATGCATCGCGCTCGGTATCGGTCGCGTCGAGCCTGCTGTCGGACGAAGGCGCGACGAAGTACCTCGACGAGCTGAAGTCCGATTACGAGCGCATCCGCGACCAGCACGCGAACCGCAAGGCGCAGCCGATGGTCACGCTCGCCGAAGCGCGCGCAAACCGCACGACGGTCGACTGGGCCGGCTACACGCCGGTGAAGCCGAAGTTCATCGGCCGCCGCGTATTCAAGAACTACGACCTGAACGAGCTCGCGAACTACATCGACTGGGGGCCGTTCTTCCAGACCTGGGATCTCGCGGGCCCGTACCCGGCGATCCTGAACGACGAGATCGTCGGCGAATCGGCGCGGCGCGTGTTCTCCGACGCGAAGTCGATGCTCGCGCGCCTGATCCAGGGCCGCTGGCTGAGCGCGAACGGCGTGATCGCGCTGCTGCCGGCGAACACCGTCAACGACGACGACATCGAGATCTACAGCGACGAATCGCGTTCGGAAGTGCTGCTCACGTGGCGCAACCTGCGCCAGCAGAGCGTGCGCCCGGTGGTCGACGGCGTGATGCGGCCGAACCGCTCGCTCGCCGACTTCATCGCGCCGAAGGATTCGGGCGTCGCCGACTACATCGGGATGTTCGCGGTGACGGCCGGCCTCGGTGTCGACGTGAAGGAAAAGCAGTTCGAAGCCGACCACGACGACTACAGCGCGATCATGCTGAAGGCGCTCGCCGACCGCTTCGCCGAAGCGTTCGCCGAGGCGATGCACGCGCGCGTGCGACGCGAGCTGTGGGGTTACGCGAGCGGCGAAACGCTCGACAACGATGCGCTGATCGCGGAAAAGTACGCGGGCATCCGCCCGGCGCCCGGCTACCCGGCCTGCCCCGACCACCTCGTGAAGCGCGACATGTTCGACGTGCTGCATGCGAACGAGATCGGCATGAGCGTGACCGACTCGCTGGCGATGCTGCCGGCCGCGAGCGTGTCGGGCTTCTACCTCGCGCATCCGGACAGCCGGTATTTCTCCGTCGGCAAAATCGGGCAGGATCAGCTCGAGGACTACGCGCAGCGCATGGCGCTGTCGCTCGACGACGCGCGGCGCGCGCTCGCGCCGCAGCTCTGA
- a CDS encoding DUF3108 domain-containing protein: MPMQPADTRTSHALPRRWLRVAVALVVVLVLHTLAAIWLMRNRDSFTPPAPAEIPVQIELLKPQPIERQPAPPAPKPVEHPAAPAPAEPKAAAPKPALAPVLTSTETAEHGEPPAAAASAASGVPGASGVHAASAAGASSAATPGPATSGVKFAAPPSGDLQYDTFYNGMQNMIGTIHWRTDGRTYDLSVSMPVPFVGPFTYRSEGRIDAFGVAPDRYVEKRGKRPEDIAIFNREIRQVVFTRTPNNAPLPDGVQDRFSMLMQLSGLVRGNPAAYKPGVTQQFFVIDNNSGETWPITVIGDEQVQTQAGTIGARHFMRLPRRDGDTRRIDMWLAPSLGWLPARLVQSEPNGAQIELLWHGRLAAPGVPSNASPENGATNTPAEAATPDASTAPAAEPTQPAPPASVQPPAQPAAPSPVTQ, translated from the coding sequence ATGCCCATGCAGCCTGCCGACACCCGCACGAGTCACGCCCTGCCCCGCCGCTGGCTGCGCGTGGCCGTCGCACTCGTCGTCGTGCTGGTGCTGCACACGCTCGCCGCGATCTGGCTGATGCGCAACCGCGATTCGTTCACGCCACCCGCACCCGCCGAGATTCCCGTCCAGATCGAATTGCTGAAGCCGCAACCGATCGAGCGCCAACCCGCGCCTCCCGCGCCGAAGCCGGTCGAACATCCGGCCGCGCCCGCACCGGCCGAGCCGAAAGCCGCTGCACCGAAGCCCGCGCTCGCGCCGGTCCTCACGTCGACGGAAACGGCCGAGCACGGCGAGCCGCCGGCAGCAGCCGCGTCCGCGGCGAGCGGCGTGCCGGGCGCCTCGGGCGTGCACGCCGCGTCGGCCGCCGGCGCCAGCAGCGCCGCGACACCGGGCCCCGCGACGAGCGGCGTGAAGTTCGCTGCGCCGCCGTCCGGCGACCTGCAGTACGACACGTTCTACAACGGGATGCAGAACATGATCGGCACGATCCACTGGCGCACCGACGGACGCACCTACGACCTGTCGGTGTCGATGCCCGTGCCGTTCGTCGGCCCGTTCACGTATCGCAGCGAAGGCCGTATCGACGCATTCGGCGTCGCGCCCGACCGTTACGTCGAGAAGCGCGGCAAGCGGCCGGAAGACATCGCGATCTTCAACCGCGAGATCCGGCAGGTCGTGTTCACGCGCACGCCGAACAACGCGCCGTTGCCCGACGGCGTGCAGGACCGCTTCAGCATGCTGATGCAGCTGTCGGGGCTCGTGCGCGGCAACCCTGCCGCATACAAGCCCGGCGTCACGCAGCAGTTCTTCGTGATCGACAACAACAGCGGCGAGACCTGGCCGATCACGGTGATCGGCGACGAGCAGGTGCAGACGCAGGCCGGCACCATCGGCGCGCGGCACTTCATGCGCCTGCCGCGCCGCGACGGCGACACGCGCCGCATCGACATGTGGCTCGCGCCGTCGCTCGGCTGGTTGCCCGCGCGGCTCGTGCAAAGTGAGCCGAACGGCGCGCAGATCGAATTGCTCTGGCATGGCAGGCTCGCTGCACCAGGCGTACCATCTAACGCATCACCGGAAAACGGCGCAACGAATACCCCTGCAGAAGCAGCGACACCCGATGCATCGACCGCACCGGCCGCGGAACCGACCCAACCCGCGCCGCCGGCCTCCGTGCAACCGCCCGCGCAACCGGCTGCACCCTCACCTGTCACACAGTGA
- the argS gene encoding arginine--tRNA ligase — translation MLPAHKQTLEALLADSVKQVAHALKGADAAFVAPTITLERPKVAAHGDVACNVAMQLAKPLGTNPRQLAEQIVAALNAQPSAQGLVEAAEIAGPGFINLRLSAAAKQAVIAAVFDQGRAFGTSDREKGKQVLLEFVSANPTGPLHVGHGRQAALGDVLANVIASQGYAVHREFYYNDAGVQIGNLAISTQARARGLKPGDAGWPEAAYNGEYIADIARDYLNGETVAASDGEPVKGTGDVEDLDAIRKFAVTYLRREQDMDLQAFGVKFDQYYLESSLYSEGRVEKTVDALIKAGMTYEQDGALWLRTTDEGDDKDRVMRKSDGTYTYFVPDVAYHVTKWERGFTKVINIQGSDHHGTIARVRAGLQGLHVGIPKGYPDYVLHKMVTVMRDGQEVKISKRAGSYVTVRDLIEWSGGAAAGQEAAPDLIDEATITRGRDAVRFFLISRKADTEFVFDIDLALKQNDENPVYYVQYAHARICSVLNELKSRYNVDAAQLPGADLSQLTSAQATSLMQKLAEYPDMLTHAANELAPHAVAFYLRDLAGEFHSFYNAERVLVDDEAPRNARAALLAATRQVLENGLAVLGVSAPAKM, via the coding sequence ATGCTGCCAGCACACAAACAGACCCTCGAAGCCCTGCTCGCGGATAGCGTCAAGCAGGTCGCACACGCGCTGAAAGGCGCCGACGCGGCGTTCGTCGCCCCGACCATCACGCTGGAGCGCCCGAAGGTCGCCGCGCACGGCGACGTCGCGTGCAACGTCGCGATGCAGCTCGCCAAGCCGCTCGGCACGAACCCGCGCCAGCTCGCCGAGCAGATCGTCGCCGCGCTCAACGCGCAGCCGTCCGCGCAAGGGCTCGTCGAAGCCGCCGAAATCGCCGGCCCCGGCTTCATCAACCTGCGCCTGTCGGCCGCCGCGAAGCAGGCGGTGATCGCCGCGGTGTTCGACCAGGGCCGCGCGTTCGGCACGTCGGATCGCGAAAAAGGCAAGCAAGTGTTGCTCGAGTTCGTATCGGCGAACCCGACCGGCCCGCTGCACGTCGGCCACGGCCGCCAGGCCGCGCTCGGCGACGTGCTCGCGAACGTGATCGCGAGCCAGGGCTACGCGGTGCACCGCGAGTTCTACTACAACGACGCGGGCGTGCAGATCGGCAACCTCGCGATCTCGACGCAGGCGCGCGCGCGCGGCCTGAAGCCGGGCGACGCGGGCTGGCCGGAAGCCGCGTACAACGGCGAATACATCGCCGACATCGCGCGCGACTACCTGAACGGCGAAACGGTCGCTGCATCGGACGGCGAGCCGGTCAAGGGCACGGGCGACGTCGAGGATCTCGACGCGATCCGCAAGTTCGCGGTCACGTACCTGCGTCGCGAGCAGGACATGGACCTGCAGGCGTTCGGCGTGAAGTTCGACCAGTACTACCTCGAGTCGTCGCTGTACAGCGAAGGCCGCGTCGAGAAGACGGTCGACGCGCTGATCAAGGCCGGCATGACCTACGAGCAGGACGGCGCGCTGTGGCTGCGCACGACCGACGAAGGCGACGACAAGGATCGCGTGATGCGCAAGTCGGACGGCACGTACACGTACTTCGTGCCGGACGTCGCGTACCACGTGACGAAGTGGGAGCGCGGCTTCACGAAGGTCATCAACATCCAGGGCTCGGACCACCACGGCACGATCGCGCGCGTGCGCGCGGGCCTGCAGGGGCTGCACGTCGGGATCCCGAAGGGCTATCCCGACTACGTGCTGCACAAGATGGTCACCGTGATGCGCGACGGCCAGGAAGTGAAGATCTCGAAGCGCGCGGGCAGCTACGTGACGGTGCGCGACCTGATCGAATGGTCGGGCGGCGCGGCGGCGGGCCAGGAAGCGGCGCCCGACCTGATCGACGAGGCAACCATCACGCGCGGCCGCGACGCGGTGCGGTTCTTCCTGATCTCGCGCAAGGCCGATACCGAGTTCGTGTTCGACATCGACCTCGCGCTGAAACAGAACGACGAAAACCCGGTCTATTACGTGCAATACGCGCATGCACGGATCTGCTCGGTGCTCAATGAACTGAAATCGCGCTACAACGTCGACGCGGCGCAGCTGCCGGGCGCCGACCTGTCGCAGTTGACGAGCGCGCAGGCGACGTCGCTGATGCAGAAGCTCGCCGAGTATCCGGACATGCTCACGCACGCGGCGAACGAGCTGGCGCCGCACGCGGTCGCGTTCTACCTGCGCGATCTCGCTGGCGAATTCCACTCGTTCTACAATGCGGAGCGCGTGCTGGTCGACGACGAAGCGCCGCGCAATGCGCGCGCCGCGCTCCTCGCCGCGACCCGGCAGGTGCTCGAGAACGGTCTGGCGGTGCTCGGCGTGTCCGCGCCCGCCAAGATGTAA
- a CDS encoding homocysteine S-methyltransferase family protein: MSATPLAASAAPLDAPYTRGAALPALLKSRILILDGAMGTMIQRYKLDEAAYRGERFKDFPRDIKGNNELLSITQPQIIREIHDQYFAAGADIVETNTFGATTVAQADYEMEDLVVEMNVESAKLARESAAKYATPDKPRFVAGAIGPTPKTASISPDVNDPGARNVTFDELRDAYYAQAKALLDGGVDLFLVETIFDTLNAKAALFALDALFEDTGERLPIMISGTVTDASGRILSGQTVEAFWNSLRHAKPLTFGLNCALGAALMRPYIAELAKLCDTYVSCYPNAGLPNPMAETGFDETPDVTSGLLKEFAQAGLVNLAGGCCGTTPEHIAEIAKALADVKPRRWPNQYSDNA, translated from the coding sequence ATGTCTGCGACACCTCTCGCCGCTTCCGCCGCCCCGCTCGACGCGCCCTACACGCGCGGCGCCGCCCTGCCCGCGCTGCTGAAATCGCGCATCCTGATCCTCGACGGCGCGATGGGCACGATGATCCAGCGCTACAAGCTCGACGAAGCCGCGTATCGCGGCGAGCGCTTCAAGGATTTCCCGCGCGACATCAAGGGCAACAACGAGCTGCTGTCGATCACGCAGCCGCAGATCATCCGCGAGATCCACGACCAGTACTTCGCCGCCGGCGCCGACATCGTCGAGACCAACACGTTCGGTGCGACGACAGTCGCGCAGGCCGACTACGAGATGGAAGATCTCGTCGTCGAGATGAACGTCGAATCGGCGAAGCTCGCGCGCGAATCGGCCGCGAAATACGCAACGCCCGACAAACCGCGCTTCGTCGCGGGCGCGATCGGGCCGACGCCGAAGACGGCCAGCATCTCGCCGGACGTCAACGATCCGGGCGCGCGCAACGTCACGTTCGACGAGCTGCGCGACGCGTACTACGCGCAGGCGAAGGCGCTGCTCGACGGTGGCGTCGACCTGTTCCTCGTCGAAACGATCTTCGACACCCTGAACGCGAAGGCCGCGCTGTTCGCGCTCGACGCGCTGTTCGAGGACACCGGCGAGCGCCTGCCGATCATGATCTCCGGCACCGTCACCGACGCCTCCGGCCGCATCCTGTCGGGCCAGACGGTCGAGGCGTTCTGGAATTCGCTGCGCCACGCGAAGCCGCTCACGTTCGGCCTGAACTGCGCGCTCGGCGCGGCGCTGATGCGCCCGTACATCGCCGAGCTCGCGAAGCTGTGCGACACCTACGTGTCGTGCTACCCGAACGCGGGCCTGCCGAACCCGATGGCCGAGACGGGCTTCGACGAGACGCCGGACGTCACGTCGGGCCTCCTGAAGGAATTCGCGCAGGCCGGGCTCGTGAACCTCGCGGGTGGCTGCTGCGGCACGACGCCCGAGCACATCGCCGAGATCGCGAAGGCGCTCGCCGACGTGAAGCCGCGCCGCTGGCCGAACCAGTACAGCGACAACGCCTGA